Proteins co-encoded in one Yamadazyma tenuis chromosome 1, complete sequence genomic window:
- a CDS encoding uncharacterized protein (EggNog:ENOG503NWK8; COG:L) yields METAQLVAKIPGEYMTAFRAFRLVVLLATILFNGFIYLYPDLLNKSDQCKWHEFDESSKIKPKNPVLNNLPTQVLEKLLLTFPSLQDNDKWFNNSTHSSDGYIKDIHMLTFGDPQINGNWPSTPYIKRFDNYGNDYYLGHIYNVMQRRLQPSHVAVMGDLFSSQWILDSEFYNRTLRFVERLFPRSLEYKKTVIDTHSKHENYDWRGWLDQEVMMLAQSRFSSRVYNDVYDWVYENHKYPNHHEPLFINLTGNHDIGYSGDATWQHMARFHHLFGQNNYVIYYNLNSQEQWRLVVLDSLTLEGPALQEEFVNYTWQFLDGLEETNKRFNGSTILLTHIPFYKEAGLCKDGPEHIYYENYEPEPYKNGKLRSQNHLSYDTSQKVLDIVFPNPDQGGIILTGHDHYGCDDWYNYDGSQWIASKQLNQTTRKSVREIVVQSMMGDFDGQTGLVSGHYDYNAQSWEFEFSYCSFVVQHWWWAAKALTVVTILLQSVGLLFHI; encoded by the coding sequence ATGGAAACTGCTCAACTCGTTGCGAAAATTCCAGGCGAATATATGACGGCATTTAGAGCATTTAGATTGGTGGTTCTATTAGCCACCATCTTGTTTAACGGGTTCATATACCTTTATCCTGACCTTTTGAATAAGTCAGATCAGTGTAAATGGCACGAATTTGAtgaatcttccaaaatcaagccAAAGAATCCTGTCCTCAATAATCTTCCAACACAAGTATTAGAAAAGTTACTACTCACATTTCCTTCTCTTCAAGATAATGACAAgtggttcaacaactctACTCATTCTAGTGATGGATACATTAAAGATATACATATGTTGACCTTTGGAGATCCTCAAATCAATGgaaattggccaagtactcCGTATATCAAGAGATTTGATAACTACGGCAATGATTACTATTTGGGCCACATCTACAATGTGATGCAAAGAAGATTACAGCCTAGTCATGTTGCAGTCATGGGAGAtttgttttcttctcaGTGGATCTTAGATAGCGAGTTCTACAATCGTACTTTAAGGTTCGTTGAGAGACTTTTCCCCAGGAGTTTGGAGTATAAGAAAACTGTAATTGACACTCATAGCAAGCACGAAAACTATGATTGGAGGGGCTGGTTGGACCAAGAAGTTATGATGTTGGCTCAATCGAGGTTCAGTTCAAGAGTATACAATGATGTTTATGATTGGGTTTACGAAAATCACAAATACCCAAATCATCATGAGCCCCTTTTCATCAATCTCACAGGCAACCACGATATTGGATATAGTGGAGATGCCACTTGGCAGCATATGGCCCGGTTCCATCATTTGTTTGGACAAAACAATTATGTTATTTATTATAACTTGAATAGTCAAGAACAGTGGAGATTGGTGGTATTAGACTCCTTGACTTTAGAGGGTCCTGCATTACAAGAAGAGTTTGTTAACTACACTTGGCAATTCCTTGATGGCTTGGAGGAGACGAATAAAAGATTTAACGGATCAACTATTCTTTTAACTCACATTCCTTTCTATAAGGAAGCTGGGTTATGCAAGGATGGACCCGAGCATATCTATTACGAGAACTATGAACCTGAACCTTATAAAAATGGGAAGCTACGCTCCCAAAACCACTTATCATATGACACAAGTCAAAAGGTATTGGATATAGTTTTCCCTAACCCAGATCAAGGTGGTATTATTTTGACCGGACATGATCATTATGGGTGTGATGACTGGTATAACTACGATGGTTCTCAATGGATAGCCTCTAAGCAATTGAATCAAACGACTAGAAAATCTGTAAGAGAGATTGTTGTTCAATCCATGATGGGAGACTTTGACGGTCAAACTGGCTTGGTGTCAGGTCACTACGATTATAATGCCCAATCGTGGGAGTTTGAGTTCTCCTACTGTTCATTTGTTGTACAACACTGGTGGTGGGCGGCAAAGGCTCTTACTGTCGTTACAATATTGTTGCAGTCTGTGGGACTTTTATTCCATATATGA
- the DOT5 gene encoding thioredoxin peroxidase dot5 (EggNog:ENOG503P2T2; BUSCO:EOG0926578E; COG:O) has protein sequence MVELRRSTRNANKNSIPQSIDESKDKVLGSRKSKVTKPAKKVTKIETKSKMAEIQVGDRIPDLTLLDEDDNEINLVEASKKTKYVVIFAYPKASTPGCTRQVCGFQKNHKELIELDTTVFGLSADLPKSQKNFIVKQGLEYHLLSDPNKELIGPLGAKKEPTGIKRSHWIFEDGVLKIKKIQISPEDSFNGALEDIQALKA, from the coding sequence ATGGTAGAATTGCgtcgttcaacaaggaaCGCTAATAAAAACAGCATACCTCAATCAATTGACGAATCTAAGGACAAAGTTCTCGGATCTAGAAAGTCTAAAGTCACCAAGCCTGCAAAGAAAGTAACTAAAATCGAaaccaaatccaagatgGCCGaaattcaagttggtgatagaATCCCAGACTTGACCTTATtagatgaagatgataacGAGATCAATTTAGTTGAGGCCAGTAAGAAAACCAAGTACGTGGTTATCTTTGCCTATCCAAAGGCCCTGACTCCAGGCTGTACCAGACAAGTTTGCGGTTTCCAAAAAAATCATAAAGAGTTGATTGAATTAGATACTACAGTTTTTGGGTTGAGTGCTGATTTACCTAAATCACAGAAGAATTTCATCGTCAAACAGGGATTGGAATACCACTTATTGTCTGACCCAAATAAGGAGCTTATTGGTCCCTTAGGTGCCAAAAAAGAACCTACGGGGATTAAGAGATCACACTGGATCTTTGAAGACGGGGTcttgaaaatcaagaagattcaaATCAGTCCAGAGGATAGTTTCAACGGTGCCTTGGAAGACATACAAGCTTTGAAAGCTTAA
- a CDS encoding uncharacterized protein (EggNog:ENOG503P0DA; COG:S) — translation MNRIFRRNKRRTQSIPGNEISQEESLSTRHIPRRLSMPSSDVLASHENEQIPNIPFVSSDEYELSSATSIALSESDTLNEDRSQRLDLQETFNDNFDHYLPFVLRRLRLRSLNETAQPSPDVQDMVDYDDQPTINEEDIYGTRENEVSILGVNPSSLNLKRRFIIAEEFIKGTTYVFPSEDSFARFKELRSAHKKNRKGSVTLFDKVGNPKIVATGSRSKDDEAGEIVDPRNHIIPLDQKLKGVGLPLFKVSVPYFSNFKKNAPYMVFHKYKELPSPPNFDENGDLIDNEFETFQFCTVYTKRYQEVKRYLFEFNCEEPFKVVAFQHCLKPFVDFNYKNTRFRVIGTPVVSTYASVYNPNLKLLIVDSSKPSLCDSIINKKPGFEISSFMKKKNKSKKEDQQEDYSMLAPEEYPNPYPDPGNPLLRDEFSLLYGGLGYSNNREYIPDELPPFGEFKDCLAYKIKMSLIPKKYSEVGRVEVYQVNRNHEFYPDNPNDNYNTNSTKSVTLDNLVINCILMTLRETSVRSTARPSSQSVLLASRIGGYRQSAPGLGAASFGDFTLLS, via the coding sequence ATGAATAGAATATTTCGAAGAAATAAAAGAAGAACACAAAGTATTCCTGGTAATGAGATTTCTCAAGAGGAACTGTTGCTGACTCGACATATACCTCGGAGATTGAGCATGCCTCTGTCTGATGTTCTTGCATCTCATGAGAATGAGCAGATTCCCAATATCCCATTTGTTCTGAGCGATGAATACGAGCTCTCCTCAGCTACTTCAATCGCCCTTTCCGAAAGTGATACTTTGAATGAAGACAGATCTCAACGGTTAGATCTACAGGAAACTTTCAATGATAATTTTGATCATTATCTCCCGTTTGTATTGAGGAGACTTCGATTGAGGTCATTGAATGAAACTGCTCAACCTTCTCCTGATGTTCAAGATATGGTTGATTACGATGATCAGCCCACAATTAACGAGGAGGATATATATGGGACTCGGGAAAACGAGGTCCTGATCTTGGGGGTCAATCCTTCTAGTTTGAATCTTAAACGAAGGTTCATTATTGCAGAGGAATTCATTAAGGGTACCACATATGTATTTCCCAGTGAGGACAGTTTTGCAAGGTTTAAAGAGCTTCGTTCCGCTCATAAGAAGAATCGCAAAGGTTCTGTAACCTTGTTTGATAAGGTAGGAAATCCAAAGATTGTTGCAACTGGCAGCAGATCTAAAGACGACGAAGCAGGGGAAATTGTAGATCCTAGAAACCATATCATCCCTTTGGATCAAAAGCTTAAAGGTGTCGGGCTTCCGCTCTTTAAGGTTCTGGTGCCATACTTTTCCAACTTTAAGAAGAATGCTCCGTATATGGTTTTTCACAAATATAAGGAACTTCCAAGTCCTCCAaattttgatgaaaatggagATCTAATAGATAACGAGTTTGAAACATTTCAGTTTTGTACTGTTTATACCAAACGATATCAAGAGGTGAAAAGGTACTTGTTTGAATTCAACTGTGAGGAGCCATTCAAAGTGGTAGCCTTCCAACATTGTCTTAAAccttttgttgatttcaattaTAAGAATACCAGATTTAGAGTAATTGGGACTCCAGTGGTTAGCACATATGCCTCCGTTTACAACCCTAATTTGAAGTTATTAATCGTGGATTCGAGTAAACCCTCATTGTGTGATCTGATTATCAATAAAAAGCCCGGTTTCGAAATCTCTTCATtcatgaagaaaaagaataAAAGTAAGAAAGAAGATCAACAAGAGGATTATAGCATGCTTGCACCAGAAGAGTACCCAAATCCGTATCCTGACCCAGGTAATCCATTACTTCGGGATGAATTTTCACTACTTTATGGTGGATTAGGGTATTCGAATAATAGAGAATACATCCCGGATGAGCTACCACCTTTCGGTGAGTTCAAGGATTGCTTGGCTTACAAAATTAAAATGAGTTTGATTCCTAAAAAGTATTCTGAGGTGGGTAGAGTAGAAGTTTATCAGGTCAACCGAAATCATGAATTTTATCCTGATAACCCAAATGATAATTATAATACGAATTCTACTAAGTCCGTTACCTTAGATAATTTGGTAATCAATTGTATTTTGATGACCTTGAGGGAAACTTCAGTCAGATCGACAGCCAGACCATCCTCGCAATCTGTGTTACTTGCTTCGAGAATTGGCGGGTATAGACAGAGTGCACCGGGTTTGGGTGCCGCATCATTTGGAGATTTTACACTCTTGTCATAG
- a CDS encoding uncharacterized protein (EggNog:ENOG503P89M; COG:A), whose translation MPKNTLYVTGFIRESKATDLAPDFEKYGELVRLDIPPPRTDDGEKYAFVEYKSLEDSEKALELNGQHLPYSLKDGLVVQMAKSDPYSVRRASFRGRGGYRGYRGGGYGRGGYEGGYEGGYGRGGYGRGGYEGGRGYEGGYEGGYGRGGYESGYGRGGYEGGYGRGGYGRGGYGRYDGYEGGYGRGGYGRGYGRGGYEDGYRSRPSREEGREGREGREGREGREGREGREGREGREREPRYSEPHDGESAEPRESHGEQQPQGEYNDRGRYSRSPSRSPRRDRSRSPERY comes from the exons ATGCCGAAGAACACGTTGTATGTCACAGGGTTTATCAGAGAATCCAAAGCCACAGACTTGGCTCcagactttgaaaa ATATGGTGAATTAGTCAGATTAGACATCCCTCCTCCAAGAACTGACGACGGTGAAAAATATGCATTTGTGGAATACAAAAGCTTGGAAGACAGCGAAAAGGCTTTAGAATTAAATGGCCAGCACTTACCttattctttgaaagatgGATTAGTGGTGCAAATGGCCAAGTCTGATCCTTATTCAGTAAGAAGAGCGTCATTTAGAGGTAGAGGAGGTTACAGAGGTTATAGAGGTGGTGGCTATGGAAGAGGTGGCTATGAAGGTGGCTATGAAGGTGGTTACGGTAGAGGTGGTTATGGAAGAGGTGGCTACGAAGGTGGAAGAGGCTACGAAGGTGGCTACGAAGGTGGTTACGGAAGAGGTGGCTACGAAAGTGGCTATGGTAGAGGTGGCTACGAAGGTGGTTACGGCAGAGGTGGCTATGGGAGGGGTGGTTACGGTAGATACGATGGCTATGAAGGTGGCTATGGTAGAGGTGGATATGGAAGAGGCTACGGCAGAGGTGGATATGAGGATGGCTACAGATCAAGGCCTTCTCgtgaagaaggaagagaagggagagaaggaagagaaggaagagaaggaagagaaggaagagaaggaagagaaggaagagaaggaagagaaagagaGCCTAGATATAGCGAACCTCATGATGGAGAATCAGCAGAACCAAGAGAGTCCCATGGCGAGCAGCAACCACAAGGTGAATACAATGATAGAGGAAGATACTCCAGATCTCCCTCTAGATCTCCAAGAAGAGATAGATCCAGATCTCCAGAGAGATACTAG